The sequence below is a genomic window from Lolium perenne isolate Kyuss_39 chromosome 4, Kyuss_2.0, whole genome shotgun sequence.
TgatggtggtagaataccgcgacaggttccttacactgtcaaggtacacccccgatgagaccgacaccactgagaagaggcaggagagattcctgaacggactgcatgatgagatgcagactgtcctagtcaacatccccttcgccgatcttgaagccttagtggactccgccattcagatggagggcaagttgaaccaagccaatgagaaccgcaaacgccgcatgatgcaccagagtgggcccagcaatactccaAAGTATCGCCcttgctcaagcggaggttttgcccccagaaacaacaagccccagatgcagacttcacgccccggatttcagaaccggagtggaggaaaccccaggccaggaggtgtcgttgcctaatcgacggtaccccggaggagggatcctcacgagggggagaagaagtaggggccatagggcggagtgcacacgggacggtggtacgcgagttacccagcttcggaacacctgcacgatgacagggcctactgctgcttgtctggaattatctgggcgctttcgcgttgttacaatgagttgtggttgtgcctctagggctcccgggatccggcttataaaggcgcacggatctagggtttacatggagagtcctagccggattacagatagcctagctacggtacaatatcttgccgtgcacgtcacggatccgccttccatacacgtcgtactggatccgggttcctcatgggcctccctggatccgggtcactcctaggtcggtacggatccggcctgctgatcctgggctggacttcttccttcatgatcaacagcaactgggccgcccgatgggccacatgcctcatcaccatctgtgggccacccgggcttgccggatctaggcactgtcgatggtacacccatgaagtatacccacaacagtagcccccagagttctccgagtttcccctGCAGTATCCGtcttgctggtccatcatgatctccggcaaacgttggtaacgcggagaaacttgaagagctccaactttgcattttcttctttttccaacttatagccggaaaatgctcccatcccgagggacttcatccatcgacgttccaaagaacatttccgggttactccctgcttgaacgaaagccaatcttatcttcacagaatcacccggaatcttaaaagactctaacggtttcggaaatccttcatcttcagatcatgcttaacaacggaagttccgtatttcccgcgcacaacttcctcatttcccgcgctaaagtttcgcagatgcaaatcttcaaccggaattttcgggagtgcatggttaagttacctccacgtcgttttaccgcatttgacctaaacacgtgtcatccatccaacggcgcgaccgttcagtttccaccgttggatccggatcccgaatctccgagcgcggcctataaataccccgcggcccggtaaaaattcattctttcaccccctctcaccacatcgtcttcctcctcgcgccgcgccgcccgccagatcttgATTCCGGCGAACTTCGCCCCGGTGAACTTCGAGTGCCGCCGAACCAAGGCTTCCCTCGCTCCAAGATTCTCACGTTTGAACGGGAAACttgctccgccgccgattcgtggtcacgcgggccaatttccttcaagttcggcgacctcatcttccgccggagctccgtcgcaccaccgcgccattagcggtaagtacgccggacttgtagaagacaacctagtgtagaggataggcttagtgatccgggtactcagacactttgtatgggtgcagccggaagcatgccactcgaatcgtcactttgcactggtagctcttcgagtagcccggatcccaaccaaatagaacccatatgcccggatcctatatcattcctgccaccgtatgtttccgacatcagactagctcaacctttttccgcatcttccagcaccgctccaagccggatccctaccctccaagagcttcaagaagaactcgagggacaagctcggatggcagcaaaggtgcaggaggcggaaaacaagagggcgtccaaggcccggatccgtgaaggagaacgaggtcaatggtggccttgcgcaaccaccgacgtggagcttagagagctccagaacgagggaatgatctcctcacactggagtttcgttcgtgactccgacgcccccaagccagaagtcggagaagttgtcatgaccaaggcttgggtggaacgcggactttcactcccttgttcggaattttttctctccatcctcaacacctacgggctccagccccacaacatttgccccaattcataccttctcttgtccaacttcgtgactctctgcgaaggacatcttgggatccggccagatgtcaagttgtggcaattctttttccgagtgaagaaagaaactaaggacaaagcaatggtgaactgcggaagcatgacgtttatgctccgccctaatcgtatgtatcctccccacgattcacacgagtccgtccggtactggaacgccggatggttctacgagaagaatgctcctgttccggatgtccacgaaggccttccccagttcgtcaacgaacctccggaagaacttgcaagctggagcttcgtccctccactcgccctgactccaaccttggagaaagctgcgcggagaatctcctggctagtccacgacggacttaccggagcccagcttacacttagctggttttcccggagaatccagccccttCGCTACAACGCGCGGTTGATGTGCTCTTACACCGGggcggatgatcttctccgggttacccgccatgaTCTTCCGGCTGACTCTCTGAAAAGAAGactcaagacgctggtgaagattccgaggggccaacaggtcccggaactgttcaaggatatctacacgaacgatcagtgtcctccggtaagcttcgttctttccgttgcttcaaacttcacaaggataactctaacttctgttcattttccttccagctcaatactttggcggaggacaacttccgcaccatcattcgcgtccccgttaccagcgacacggcggaggaggctccggaagacgacgaggaggaagaggaccaggcaccccgcaaggcggctcctcgacctacaaagcgtccccgcgccaaggctcccggctctgaagccggagctagcggcgaggcctccgccaagaagccaaagacgacgaaaccacctccgcttgactcaaggaaggcggagcgtgcgcgtctacggatgctctcgacggctggccagggcacacgccccatcattcccggtgccccgtgagtttccgagcatgatgcgatttttacttagcgaaattatttcttgtctaaaccctttcacttgtttgcaggaatccgaaaaccgctgcccacgcggaccaccagccaggagcccatcacgaagtacatgaagaaatctccggctgttggtccctctactccagttccacccggcgcttcccacccaactcctcaaccgtcgcctcctcgggctgacccatctcccccgctgccgcaaacactccaccggagatAATTCCGGTTAGCGGCGGGCAcctggaggaagaagatcccaaggccaaaagccctgcccaagaagaggcggaaacacaaggccaaggagatgcGGAAGTCACTTCCGCGCAGGCTGGAGAGGGCGGTGGCGACATAGTCgttttccgaagaacttcggagatccggcggacaccacttccacccccaaggcgtatgccaccaagttttttaacaagctgaccgaggcggagaagtgggaacttgaacaagacctgctcaacgccatgctgaacaacgccgggGAAGCCGGATTCCGGGACATCGGAGATCCGggacttcaagaaaaacattggccgattctgcgatcaacttatctgcaagcaaaaggtactccccagtagcccccaagcatgtaggcggaaactcaaaaagtagttagcgcttaaatgcttagagaaaaattacttccgggaaagttttttagaatggaccagtagcccccaagcattatggcggaaaagttccggcaatgatgctttaaaagaaaccactgctacaaagcggaatttttactcctgccttGTTTAAATTTTACAGAACAGCAGGCGCcgcactacgagctgcacaagaacattgccctgcagcgccgcgttactacgagtcgggcggaaaatatccggaccacgaaggatgagaatgcggaactggctaaacaactgcgtacgcccaaggttggtttccaccttcttcgttattaaccaaattccgacttcaaatttgctgttaacgtatattattataggcgcatcctcctcccttgcaacagcttcgactgaacttgagaacctgcgctcctcgtaccaagaattggagacgaagctaaaggaggcggaacttaagagggagcaggccgaaagcagccgcggagaaaaactccgagcatatcagggagaagggcgagctggagctgaaaaagaatgctgacagcgagaccatcaggaggcagcaaaaggagctcaacggactccggaaattcatggagacagcggagcagcactgggacttgctcaatgagaacatcttgggtatgatatcggaaccttgtcaagatatttgctccgattcttttttactttgcgctcaaattgcatgcctatatcctgattatctttttatgtagagccgcttgggtacccggaacagcgccggaatttgttcccacgagacgatcttctgcaactcgcgggtgatgactgcaaggatctcatctccgcctcccgcaaaatatgccataatttgaacatcaaaaggagccgcacttgtgacgtgcgcaagcttattgGTAAGATGGACGTTCTGCCAGAGCTAGTGATTGATCTACAAGCatcttcagcccgaggcgcagctgcaatggccttgaccatgtgcctagcacatactccgggtcttgatcttgatgaagtgaccacgggcgttcctccggatgcgaacgtcggcgagctgctggatgcgatgagcggctacgacacccgcatcgcgcgcgcaggatccggcacgaggaattctacgacaaggtcgtcctcGCCGCCGACGAGGCCTTAGAAGCGGAACTTTTGAAGGATCTCGACGCccaggcgcgacctgcggaatccggagccgagtttacctggaccagctccaaggatgcgccccaagaagaacccaagaccagcactgctgcttccgaagaaaaggaaagtgaagaagacgtatcttctccggccgaaggcgccaaggaacaagatccagagggcaaaacttctccggctaagggggagtgagaacttttattcctgcgggaaaagcaatgcatcattttggccccagcgagggtttgtaataagactttaaattcttaagtagctaggaacgaaacaattatgcatggggcggaaacacttatcctgctatccgttaaatattgtgtgcatgtttcgttttatgtcggaaagcaagtgctgacttcgttattttccggcttgctcgcttgaccttccacgagccggaaaaccttagccggaaacgctcgccggcgcagcgaagcccaatggcagtccgtccataaccgtggaaacaagcccccgaggcataggtgccggaaatcgctactaggaatccacgagttcgaaacagataacaactttatcagaaaacttaagcttacgtcctaaaggacgattttgaaaatcacaactttcatacacgcctaggcggaaaaaatccagctctgcggttttagttggaaaaaacatacacgatctaaaatgaacaagtaaaggaggtaaaagactcaaaagagtgaaccagaagctttatttcattgatcatgtataactattacagagtttagaactcggaaaatatatgctaagtgtagaaaggacgtagctgtgcgatattccaagggcgatctgtttcatcgtagatgtcatccggatcctcacgcttgcgtttccggtgccgatTAGCAGTGTCTATCCCTTAACtcgcggaaatcgacaaggtagtacgacccgttatgaagcactttgctaacgacgaagggtccttcccatggagattgcagcttatggtctttcacactgtcgaaggcggaggaccaggtctcctgccataaaggagcgtttccgaactcgacgatcgtgataacgtcggagcttttgccgatagatggcggatctctcgatctgctaagttccgagcttcctcgatcaggtccacgagatagctgtcttgcctcgtcatttgtttcttcattgtaggcggaaactcgcggtgaatcgtggatgatgtcggagggaagtacggcttcggatccgtataccaggaaaaaggggtaaaccctgttgatctgttaggggtagttcgtaaactccacgtaacagcctccaactcatcagcccaagctccggctgctcgtcgcagcggtccttcaaggcgtggtttaattcctgataatattaggccgttagccctttcaactcgaccattggactgtggatgagccacggaTGCGAGGTCCGATCGTATCCccattgtctcacaataatccctcaattctccttgagcaaagttcgtgccattatctcgTGATTctgctgtgcgggatgccgaatctcatcacgaggctgcagatgaattttagtgccgtggcaccgtcggcttttctcactggcttagcctcgatccatttgctgaacttgtcaacagcgaccaggaggtactcaaaaccgccaggagatgattttaacttaccaaccatatcaagcccccggaccgcaaatggccaggtgataggtatggtcttcagctcttgggctggagcgtttggttgagtagcgtagtcttgacaacctcggcaggtcttgactattttatcagcgtcttctttagccgtaagccaatagaaacctaaccgaaaagcttttgcaacgagtgatgcgggagcggcgtgatgcccgcagtccctgcGTGGATCTTtacgaggatttcaatgccatcttgattggagacgcatttaagaaatacccctgctgcacttcgtttgtagagctgtccatcaactattgtgtaggttcgtgCTCGCCCGACGAtacgtcgtgcgaggacctcgtcctctggcaacttctgatcgatgaggtagtccaggaaaggctgggtccaggccggaatgatagccatcacttccctagccggagacactgccacctctgggttttccgggttagcgcccttaactgagggtatccggagatgctccaggaaaatgccaggcggaattggtttctgccggatccgagcttggatagcatgtctgcccgtgttatcgtctctctgacgtacttgacttcgtatccgaggaagctcttggcaatctcgtcaacttcgtctctgtaggccgccatgacggaatttcggcgttccaggttccggctacttgttgtgccaccaggtcggaatctccacagcatatgatgtgcttgatccctatttccttagcgatgcgcagagaccgtgtagtagagcctcatattccgccatgttgttggtagcttcgaagtggatctgcagaacatactgcaattCTTCTCCGGTGGGGACTTcgagtgactccggctcctgagccttgatgctgcttggatccgtcgaagtgcatgacccatgtttcggtTCCGGCTccggacttgcatccggagcttcgtccaatctgcaacgaaatctgccgaacctgagattttaccgcagtccttggcttgtaagcgatgtcgaaggcggataattcgatgccccatttagccgtacgtcctgttgcgtcagcgttgttgagaattgttgacagcggagccttgctcacgatcctatcggatgctcttggaaataatgcctcaacttccggctgcctaggaacacgccataagctagcttcgaaagtgaggatatctctgttttgattccgtcgacacctcgctgatgtagtagacaggtctcggacgtcatattcatgaccttcttcctttcgctccaccacgatgacgaggcgacgactttgttggtagctgccagataaaggagcattggctcgactctcttggagctgccaagataggcggggaggtgagtatctccttcaaccctcgaagagctgcatcatTGCGTCGTCCCggcacaaatttgtctgttttcttcagcagcttgtacgagaggtagtgccttctcgccaagacggccgaCAAACCtgcgattgctgcaacacaaccggttagtcgttgcacatctttgagacaagttggccttttgatgcacaggattgccttgatcttttccgggttaacctcaatgcctctgtgagagactatgaagccaaggagttttccaaggcacgccaaagacgcacttcagcggattcaacatcatcttgtacctgcggaggttgtcgaaggtttctgtgagatcgctgatcaagtcggatcctttccgggtcatgaccgcgatgtcgtcgacgtaagcgtgcacgttccggccaatttggtccttcgagCACCgccgcatcgtacgttggtaagtagcacctgcatttttcaaaccaaaaggcatagtaacatagcagtaagtaccaaagggggtaatgaatgaagtcgccttttggtcggattccttcatccggatctgatgatacccggaatacgcatcaagaaaacacagaagttccgcccccgccgtcgaatcaatgacttggtcaatgcgcggcaaggggaacggatccttcgggcaatgtttgttcaagccagagtaatcgatgcacattcttagtatttcagtgttctttttgggtacaaggacgggattcgcgacccaatcggtatggataacttctattacaaaacctgcttctagtaactttgctagttccattcctatggcgcggcgcttcttatctccaaagcgtcgcatagcttgcttcactggtttggccccggatttatgttgaggtagtgctcggcgagttccctaggtactccggacatgtcagaaggttgccatgcgaagatatccatgttagcgcggaggaactcgacgagcgcgctttcctatttggggtccatgttggctccgactgaaacctgcttggaagagtcacctgggatgaggtcgtgcttcttggtttctatcgcgggcttgaaggaggttttctgctcggagatttgcttcttggtggtctgcatctcagtcggatccaccgcggctctgtagcctttcagctcttctccggatatcacagactctgcgaaggcggcttcgcctaactcgcactcatgagcttttttgtagtctccggatacggtaatcatacctttaggacccggaatcttgagcttgttgtagatgtagcacgctcttgcgtggaacttgtggtaggtgggcctgccgaagatgacgtggtaggagctcttgaagggcacaacttcaaacgtgatcttctcttcgcggaaattatgaacatcgccaaaagccacgggaagtgtgatgctgccgagggagttcgccttcttacccggaaccacgccatgaaactcagtggtcttgtgtttgagctgttccttggtgaggttcatccgctctagagtctccaggtacatgatgttcaggctagctccgccatccattaggcacttggagaagtcatacccgtctatgcggggacttacaaccaaggcgtagcactcctttggcacaattgcgggatgatccttccgatcaaatgtgcacgggatttccgaccacgacgtcttgcggcacagccggaactatggcgttcaggatccgggtagctgacttggaggcgcgtactgttggggttccgaggaaagtgtggtaagcccccacgctctattTAGCGACTGGAATGGATTTCCCGGCGGATCCCGCCttcggatccggcgagttatcatcctcatccatcgcctcagaCCGATCTTCCacattgtccttgttcttgcccttgccacctttcccgcgagggcggtgcttccgggcgcgcttgtatccggcctccgggtcgttctttagatcattgacccacttgcagttgcggttggtatgagtggacttccctgtaaccggatccagatgggccagacagggcatgtctctgtactcttcataggtttgcggtgcgcgggatccggcggcggtgacctcggaggtatgctgctgacccctgccggctccgcctccgcgtccgcgtcctcttccgcctcctggacctccgcgttgaaacgccatggcgaccatctcggatccgccactcttctggtcatcagggttcttgcgcttatggctgctgctgccgccgttgtcacggttcttctttgttggtgcagggggattgctgtggctgcgagatcaccgctgcgtcgtcgtcggcggcggtgtgatcgctagcgatggtgatcatgtcatccaacgtcggttgatttgcattgaccatgcaggtcagcttgtgtcgcagcaatcctcctcgccgcaagcccccaatgaaggcgtgcattgccgtgcggtggtcaacgatctcgcacacgtttccgcatgccaaccatcgggtgaggaaattccttgatgtttcgcccttcttctggatgcaagcctgtaggtcgcttgttgtggcaggtcgcttgtaggtgcccctgaagtgtttctcaaaagcgttcttcaggtcaaaccagcaaaagatggagttcttctcgaggtcgctgagccagatccgggctggacctacaaggtacaactggagcatgcggcgagcgatgttaggggttcctccgtgaAGGTTAcgacattgtagtaatcctcaatccaggtatccggcctttcggtgccatcataatgcttcagatttccaggtagcttgaggttcatccttggctttggttcctctcgaatcatcctgccaaagcacttcggaccaatgtagtcggttctgtactcgttaaggcggtcccgcgcgtcgcgcgagccgtggcgaggagacttggagcgagagcgagatctccggccattgcctccgcctccacctccgccgccaccgctaggtggtggtgagggagacctgcgaggtgggcggtctgacttcttgcttccgccatctgaatctcctcggccttcctggtgctgactccggctcctgtggctgccttcgccttggcgctggctgccctggtcgttccggcgaggctccgggtcacggctccgacgaggctctgggtcccggctcctgcgaggttctggatcgcggctccgacgaggttctggatcgcggttccggcgaggctctggaccgcgatcttcattccgactcctcctgggctcgggctcatgaacattgttcgattccggcgaggttccggcgagcgctcccctgtttctgtttcttggcagcacgttgtcgcggataacaagcgcaccatgccctacgggcctggtgtttccggctggactacggcggcgagggggtcgcgggtaaccgttgggtggaggtgaggggttgcggtatttgtctcttccggagtacatcgcgtcctttcccttccttggatccgacggaggcgtctgtgacggaacggggatcggatttgggtgctccctggcccttcttctgcgctccgacgatccggtgtgcgattcatcgtccttctgcgcggtagatacacagttatccggattggattccaacctgcgcgaagtatctgccttgttctgctgctgcattgctgaagcgacaagtgtgcggagatagttgatatcaacttcttcgtccttcttctt
It includes:
- the LOC139838805 gene encoding uncharacterized protein; the encoded protein is MVNCGSMTFMLRPNRMYPPHDSHESVRYWNAGWFYEKNAPVPDVHEGLPQFVNEPPEELASWSFVPPLALTPTLEKAARRISWLVHDGLTGAQLTLSWFSRRIQPLRYNARLMCSYTGADDLLRVTRHDLPADSLKRRLKTLVKIPRGQQVPELFKDIYTNDQCPPLNTLAEDNFRTIIRVPVTSDTAEEAPEDDEEEEDQAPRKAAPRPTKRPRAKAPGSEAGASGEASAKKPKTTKPPPLDSRKAERARLRMLSTAGQGTRPIIPGAP